Proteins encoded together in one Deinococcus sp. Marseille-Q6407 window:
- the purQ gene encoding phosphoribosylformylglycinamidine synthase subunit PurQ, with protein sequence MKTAVIQFPGSNCDTDALEAARLLLDDGAQFVWHTESALPEGTELVFIPGGFSYGDHLRSGAIAARSPIMKAVKAHAEAGGFVLGVCNGFQVLTEAGLLPGALSRNRELHFHCAPVHLTVENADTAFSRAYSKGQVIEIPIAHGEGNYYADAETIGRLETEGRVVFRYQDNPNGSLNDIAGIVNEGGNVLGMMPHPERAVELLLGSEDGRGVFESLKQQ encoded by the coding sequence ATGAAAACCGCTGTTATTCAGTTTCCCGGTTCCAACTGCGATACGGACGCCCTGGAAGCCGCCCGGCTGCTGCTGGACGACGGTGCCCAGTTCGTCTGGCACACCGAAAGCGCTCTGCCGGAAGGCACCGAGCTGGTGTTTATCCCCGGCGGCTTCAGCTACGGCGACCACCTGCGCAGCGGCGCGATTGCCGCCCGCAGCCCGATTATGAAGGCAGTGAAAGCCCACGCCGAAGCAGGCGGCTTTGTCCTGGGCGTGTGCAACGGCTTTCAGGTACTGACCGAAGCTGGCCTGCTGCCGGGCGCACTGAGCCGCAACCGCGAACTGCACTTTCACTGCGCCCCGGTTCACCTAACGGTGGAGAACGCCGACACCGCCTTCAGCCGCGCTTACAGCAAGGGGCAGGTTATTGAAATCCCCATCGCGCACGGCGAGGGCAACTACTACGCCGACGCCGAGACGATTGGCCGCCTGGAAACCGAAGGCCGGGTGGTCTTCCGCTATCAGGACAACCCCAATGGCAGCCTCAACGACATTGCCGGCATCGTGAACGAAGGCGGCAACGTGCTGGGCATGATGCCCCACCCCGAACGCGCCGTGGAGCTGCTGCTGGGCAGCGAAGACGGCAGAGGGGTGTTCGAGTCGCTCAAGCAGCAGTGA
- the purL gene encoding phosphoribosylformylglycinamidine synthase subunit PurL yields the protein MTQATPSLRSQAATFGLSESEYDILVERIGRDPNALEAAIVGAMWSEHCGYKNSRPLFKAFPTEGPQVLQGPGENAGVIDIGEGYGVAFKMESHNHPSAVEPVQGAATGVGGILRDIFAMGARPFAVLDSLRFGDPENPRTRFLLNGVVDGISHYGNAIGVPTVGGETIFHPSYQENPLVNVMALGLLRHEDLATGTMGEVGNQIIYVGSKTGRDGLGGAVFSSADLSAASQADRPAVQVGDPFMEKLLLEATLAAIQAGLVAGVQDMGAAGLVSSTCEMAYRAGLGISMDLNAVPTRESGMVPMELCLSESQERMILVPVPGKEQELYDLLAKWELDVVNIGQVEGHQNYRLLWDGEVVCDLPVDLLNEAPKYTREGVENPMITARREMDLSGTEMPADLGAVLTALLSHPTIASKRPIFERYDHQVMTNTVVVPGAADAAVMRVRGTGIGVAATSDCNPRFVYLDPYTGAAAAVAEAARNLACVGATPLAITDNLNFGNPHDLGVYYQLQQSVQGIADACRALNTPVTGGNVSLYNQYVEGDEKVAIHPTPTIGMVGVLPDVTRHVGMHIPAGAHSLYLLGELGQSIGASQYLETVHGLEAGQVPALDLELHQKVIDGTLALIREGLVAAAHDAAEGGLSVALAEMLLGAAGQGAEITLDAPTSVRADALLFGETHSSVVVAVPLGQETSAETRLAELGVPCQLLGTASGESGERLTFALPQHGLNFSVSLAALKEAHSQPLRDILA from the coding sequence ATGACCCAAGCAACCCCCTCCCTCCGTTCCCAGGCCGCCACCTTTGGCCTGTCCGAATCCGAATACGACATTCTCGTCGAGCGCATCGGGCGTGACCCCAACGCCCTGGAAGCCGCCATCGTGGGCGCGATGTGGTCCGAGCACTGTGGCTACAAGAACAGCCGCCCGCTCTTTAAGGCATTTCCCACCGAAGGCCCGCAGGTGCTGCAAGGCCCCGGCGAGAATGCTGGCGTGATTGATATTGGTGAAGGCTACGGCGTGGCCTTCAAGATGGAATCGCACAATCACCCCTCTGCCGTGGAGCCGGTGCAGGGCGCGGCGACCGGCGTGGGCGGCATCCTGCGCGACATCTTTGCGATGGGCGCGCGGCCTTTTGCGGTGCTGGACAGCCTGCGCTTTGGCGACCCCGAAAACCCCCGTACCCGCTTTCTGCTGAACGGCGTGGTGGACGGTATCTCGCACTACGGCAACGCGATTGGCGTGCCTACCGTGGGCGGCGAAACCATCTTCCACCCCAGCTACCAGGAAAACCCGCTGGTGAACGTGATGGCGCTGGGCCTGCTGCGGCACGAGGACCTGGCGACCGGCACCATGGGCGAGGTGGGCAACCAGATTATTTACGTCGGCTCCAAGACCGGCCGCGACGGGCTGGGCGGGGCCGTGTTCTCCAGCGCCGACCTTAGCGCGGCTTCGCAGGCGGACCGCCCCGCCGTGCAGGTGGGCGACCCCTTCATGGAGAAACTGCTGCTGGAAGCGACCCTGGCAGCCATTCAGGCCGGGCTGGTGGCGGGCGTGCAGGACATGGGCGCCGCCGGGCTGGTGTCCAGCACCTGCGAGATGGCTTACCGCGCCGGCCTAGGCATCAGCATGGACCTGAACGCCGTGCCTACCCGCGAGTCGGGCATGGTGCCGATGGAGCTGTGCCTGAGCGAGTCGCAGGAGCGGATGATTCTGGTGCCGGTGCCGGGCAAGGAGCAGGAACTCTACGACCTGCTGGCCAAGTGGGAACTGGACGTGGTGAACATCGGGCAGGTGGAGGGCCACCAGAACTACCGCCTGCTCTGGGACGGCGAAGTGGTGTGTGACCTGCCGGTGGACCTGCTGAACGAGGCCCCCAAGTACACCCGCGAGGGCGTGGAGAACCCCATGATTACCGCCCGGCGCGAGATGGACCTCAGCGGCACCGAGATGCCGGCCGACCTCGGCGCGGTGCTGACGGCGCTGCTCTCGCACCCCACCATTGCCAGCAAGCGGCCCATCTTCGAGCGCTACGACCATCAGGTGATGACCAACACCGTGGTGGTGCCCGGCGCTGCCGACGCCGCCGTGATGCGGGTGCGCGGCACCGGCATCGGCGTGGCAGCCACCAGCGACTGCAACCCCCGTTTCGTGTATCTGGACCCCTATACCGGGGCGGCTGCCGCCGTGGCCGAAGCGGCCCGCAACCTGGCCTGTGTGGGCGCGACCCCGCTGGCGATCACCGACAACCTCAACTTCGGCAACCCGCACGACCTGGGCGTGTACTACCAGTTGCAGCAGTCGGTCCAGGGCATCGCGGACGCCTGCCGTGCGCTGAACACCCCAGTGACCGGCGGCAACGTGAGCCTCTACAACCAGTATGTGGAAGGCGACGAGAAAGTGGCGATTCACCCCACCCCGACCATCGGCATGGTGGGCGTGCTGCCGGACGTGACCCGGCATGTGGGCATGCACATTCCCGCCGGCGCGCACAGCCTGTACCTGCTGGGCGAACTGGGCCAGAGCATCGGCGCCAGCCAGTACCTCGAAACGGTGCATGGCCTGGAAGCCGGTCAGGTGCCCGCGCTGGACCTGGAGCTGCACCAGAAAGTCATTGACGGCACCCTGGCCCTGATCCGCGAGGGTCTGGTCGCCGCCGCCCACGACGCGGCCGAAGGTGGCCTGAGCGTGGCTCTGGCCGAGATGCTGCTGGGCGCGGCAGGGCAGGGCGCCGAGATTACCCTGGACGCCCCCACCAGTGTCCGCGCCGACGCGCTGCTGTTCGGGGAAACCCACTCCAGCGTGGTGGTGGCAGTGCCGCTGGGCCAAGAAACGTCCGCCGAAACCCGCCTGGCTGAACTGGGCGTGCCCTGCCAGCTGCTGGGCACCGCCAGCGGCGAAAGCGGCGAACGCCTCACCTTCGCGCTGCCGCAGCATGGCCTAAACTTCAGCGTCAGCCTTGCCGCCTTGAAAGAAGCCCACAGCCAACCGCTGCGGGACATCCTGGCCTGA